One part of the Arabidopsis thaliana chromosome 1 sequence genome encodes these proteins:
- a CDS encoding Pentatricopeptide repeat (PPR) superfamily protein (Pentatricopeptide repeat (PPR) superfamily protein; FUNCTIONS IN: molecular_function unknown; INVOLVED IN: biological_process unknown; LOCATED IN: cellular_component unknown; EXPRESSED IN: 16 plant structures; EXPRESSED DURING: 9 growth stages; CONTAINS InterPro DOMAIN/s: Pentatricopeptide repeat (InterPro:IPR002885); BEST Arabidopsis thaliana protein match is: pentatricopeptide (PPR) repeat-containing protein (TAIR:AT2G22070.1); Has 48992 Blast hits to 14461 proteins in 282 species: Archae - 2; Bacteria - 7; Metazoa - 148; Fungi - 100; Plants - 48130; Viruses - 0; Other Eukaryotes - 605 (source: NCBI BLink).) yields the protein MQPNPDLVRAIANRYAANLRLCLPLRRTSLQLARAVHGNIITFGFQPRAHILNRLIDVYCKSSELNYARQLFDEISEPDKIARTTMVSGYCASGDITLARGVFEKAPVCMRDTVMYNAMITGFSHNNDGYSAINLFCKMKHEGFKPDNFTFASVLAGLALVADDEKQCVQFHAAALKSGAGYITSVSNALVSVYSKCASSPSLLHSARKVFDEILEKDERSWTTMMTGYVKNGYFDLGEELLEGMDDNMKLVAYNAMISGYVNRGFYQEALEMVRRMVSSGIELDEFTYPSVIRACATAGLLQLGKQVHAYVLRREDFSFHFDNSLVSLYYKCGKFDEARAIFEKMPAKDLVSWNALLSGYVSSGHIGEAKLIFKEMKEKNILSWMIMISGLAENGFGEEGLKLFSCMKREGFEPCDYAFSGAIKSCAVLGAYCNGQQYHAQLLKIGFDSSLSAGNALITMYAKCGVVEEARQVFRTMPCLDSVSWNALIAALGQHGHGAEAVDVYEEMLKKGIRPDRITLLTVLTACSHAGLVDQGRKYFDSMETVYRIPPGADHYARLIDLLCRSGKFSDAESVIESLPFKPTAEIWEALLSGCRVHGNMELGIIAADKLFGLIPEHDGTYMLLSNMHAATGQWEEVARVRKLMRDRGVKKEVACSWIEMETQVHTFLVDDTSHPEAEAVYIYLQDLGKEMRRLGYVPDTSFVLHDVESDGHKEDMLTTHSEKIAVAFGLMKLPPGTTIRIFKNLRTCGDCHNFFRFLSWVVQRDIILRDRKRFHHFRNGECSCGNFW from the coding sequence ATGCAACCGAATCCAGACCTTGTCCGAGCCATCGCCAACCGCTACGCCGCGAATCTCCGCCTCTGTTTGCCGCTCCGACGAACATCTCTGCAGCTCGCGCGAGCCGTCCATGGAAATATCATTACTTTCGGGTTTCAGCCACGTGCCCATATCCTGAACCGTTTGATTGATGTTTATTGTAAATCGTCAGAGCTAAATTATGCACGCCAACTGTTCGATGAAATCTCTGAACCAGATAAAATTGCTAGAACCACCATGGTCTCTGGCTATTGTGCTTCCGGTGATATCACCCTCGCTCGAGGGGTTTTTGAGAAAGCTCCTGTGTGTATGCGTGATACTGTAATGTACAATGCGATGATCACTGGCTTTTCACATAACAATGATGGTTACTCTGCTATTAACCTCTTTTGTAAGATGAAGCATGAAGGATTCAAACCTGACAACTTCACTTTCGCAAGTGTTCTCGCGGGTTTAGCGTTAGTTGCCGATGACGAGAAGCAATGTGTGCAATTTCATGCCGCAGCTCTGAAATCTGGTGCTGGTTATATTACTTCGGTTTCTAACGCTCTGGTGTCTGTGTATTCGAAATGTGCGTCTTCTCCGTCTCTGCTACATTCAGCTAGAAAAGTGTTTGATGAGATTCTTGAGAAAGATGAGAGGTCGTGGACGACTATGATGACGGGTTATGTAAAGAATGGTTATTTTGATTTAGGGGAAGAGTTGCTTGAGGGGATGGACGACAATATGAAGCTGGTTGCTTATAATGCTATGATTTCTGGTTATGTTAATCGTGGTTTTTATCAGGAGGCATTGGAGATGGTAAGAAGGATGGTTTCATCTGGAATTGAGCTCGATGAGTTTACATATCCTAGCGTTATTAGGGCGTGTGCCACAGCTGGATTGCTTCAGTTGGGAAAGCAAGTTCATGCTTATGTATTAAGAAGGGAGGATTTCTCGTTTCATTTTGACAATTCGTTAGTTTCGTTATACTACAAATGCGGTAAGTTTGATGAGGCGAGAGCCATTTTTGAGAAAATGCCGGCAAAAGACTTGGTTTCCTGGAATGCGTTGTTGTCAGGGTATGTTAGTTCTGGGCACATAGGTGAGGCGAAGTTGATTTTCAAAgagatgaaagagaagaatattCTATCATGGATGATAATGATATCCGGGTTAGCTGAAAATGGGtttggagaagaaggtttGAAGCTGTTTTCTTGTATGAAGAGAGAAGGTTTCGAGCCTTGTGATTACGCTTTTTCCGGGGCAATCAAATCATGTGCCGTGCTGGGAGCATATTGCAATGGGCAACAGTACCATGCACAGTTGCTTAAAATAGGGTTTGACTCTAGCCTCTCTGCTGGAAACGCTCTGATTACAATGTATGCGAAATGCGGGGTTGTGGAGGAAGCTCGACAGGTGTTTCGAACTATGCCTTGTCTGGATTCGGTTTCCTGGAATGCGTTGATTGCTGCATTGGGACAGCATGGCCATGGTGCTGAAGCAGTAGATGTGTATGAGGAGATGCTAAAGAAAGGGATAAGACCGGATCGGATTACGTTGCTTACAGTTTTGACAGCATGTAGCCACGCGGGTTTAGTGGACCAGGGACGGAAATATTTTGATTCTATGGAGACTGTTTACCGTATACCTCCAGGTGCAGATCATTACGCAAGGCTGATCGATTTGCTTTGTCGTTCTGGGAAATTCTCTGATGCGGAAAGTGTAATCGAATCATTACCTTTCAAACCTACTGCAGAAATCTGGGAAGCTCTTCTTTCTGGTTGCAGAGTGCATGGAAACATGGAACTAGGGATCATCGCTGCAGACAAACTCTTCGGTCTCATACCAGAACATGATGGGACATACATGCTCTTATCAAACATGCACGCAGCTACTGGCCAGTGGGAGGAAGTGGCAAGGGTACGTAAACTAATGCGGGATCGAGgtgtaaaaaaagaagtagcTTGTAGTTGGATTGAAATGGAGACACAAGTGCATACATTTCTAGTTGATGATACATCACATCCAGAAGCAGAAGCTGTTTACATCTATCTTCAAGACCTGGGTAAAGAGATGAGGAGACTCGGGTATGTACCAGACACGAGCTTCGTGTTGCACGACGTAGAGTCTGATGGTCACAAGGAAGATATGTTGACAACTCATAGTGAGAAGATTGCGGTTGCTTTTGGGCTAATGAAACTTCCTCCGGGAACAACTATTAGGATTTTCAAGAACTTGAGGACTTGTGGAGATTGCCATAACTTCTTCAGGTTCTTGTCGTGGGTGGTGCAGCGAGACATTATCTTGAGAGACAGGAAGAGGTTTCATCATTTCCGGAATGGCGAGTGTTCTTGTGGTAACTTCTGGTAG
- a CDS encoding hypothetical protein (DUF1639) (Protein of unknown function (DUF1639); CONTAINS InterPro DOMAIN/s: Protein of unknown function DUF1639 (InterPro:IPR012438); BEST Arabidopsis thaliana protein match is: Protein of unknown function (DUF1639) (TAIR:AT1G68340.1); Has 265 Blast hits to 265 proteins in 16 species: Archae - 0; Bacteria - 0; Metazoa - 1; Fungi - 0; Plants - 264; Viruses - 0; Other Eukaryotes - 0 (source: NCBI BLink).) yields MVFPGEMTTTTTRPEQRSKTLHNFPLPNLWGNQRQLKCTKIDSISNNNNNGGGPGGDHRLRRRSPPLEFADSPVSMPFRFGNSDHRRPFKSGSEEGIEEFRVKLMSDLKTETDKITQSMFNKGVTEEEEEQIDGSGSGSGSGQEKEMIPPVKPWNLRKRRAAACKEPESNSLINKGIVIEEKVVKNPSPVRGGGGVVEAEKKRPMFSMKLSKKEMEEDFIGMVGHRAPRRPKKRSKTVQKKLDSLFPGLYLTEVTHDAYKVPE; encoded by the exons ATGGTATTTCCCGGTGAGATGACGACGACGACAACGAGACCTGAGCAACGATCGAAGACTCTTCACAATTTCCCTCTCCCGAACTTATGGGGGAATCAGAGACAACTCAAGTGCACGAAGATCGACTCtatcagcaacaacaacaacaacggaGGAGGTCCCGGCGGCGATCACCGACTACGACGCCGATCTCCGCCTCTGGAATTCGCTGATTCTCCCGTTTCGATGCCGTTTCGATTCGGTAACTCCGATCATCGCCGACCGTTTAAATCGGGAAGCGAAGAAGGGATCGAAGAGTTCAGGGTGAAGCTTATGTCGGATCTGAAGACGGAGACAGATAAGATCACACAATCGATGTTTAACAAAGGCGTAAccgaagaggaagaggaacaAATCGACGGTTCTGGTTCTGGTTCTGGTTCCGGtcaagagaaggagatgattcCTCCGGTGAAGCCGTGGAATCTAAGGAAAAGAAGAGCAGCAGCGTGTAAAGAACCGGAATCCAACAGTTTGATCAATAAAGGAATTGTGATTGAGGAGAAGGTAGTGAAGAATCCATCTCCGGTGAGAGGCGGCGGCGGAGTGGTCGAAGCGGAGAAGAAGCGTCCTATGTTCTCTATGAAGCTATCGAAGAaggagatggaagaagatttCATTGGGATGGTAGGTCACCGAGCACCGCGTCGGCCCAAGAAACGGTCCAAAACTGTTCAGAAAAAACTCGAT AGTTTGTTTCCAGGGTTGTATTTGACTGAAGTGACACATGATGCATATAAGGTTCCAGAATAA